A genome region from Banduia mediterranea includes the following:
- a CDS encoding GIY-YIG nuclease family protein — protein sequence MSDADLDALAAELAEFAPPEKKGGRPASEERVIAGFEEIQRFVEKHGRAPQHGEDRDIFERLYAVRLDRLRALSDCRALLEPLDHQGLLAGAPAPAAEATIDIDDLAAELAGVASADDIRVLRHVRTSADKRAAEEIADRKPCEDFEAFKPLFERVATEVKTGLRQSQPIAAGRRAIEAGDFFVLDGITLYVAEVGEPLKTTAGEVDRRLRLVFANGTESNLLLRSLQRAFYDDPAARRLASPESGQLSFGGELEADDVESGTIYVLRSLSDHPYVAQHRDIIHKLGVTGGRVETRIANAEHDATYLLAKVEVVATYKLAGINRCRMENLFHRLFAPARLHITINDRFGHPVQPEEWFLVPMFVIDEAVARIKDGSITGYIYDPRAAKLVKA from the coding sequence ATGAGTGACGCCGATCTCGACGCACTCGCCGCGGAGCTTGCCGAGTTCGCGCCGCCCGAGAAGAAGGGCGGACGCCCGGCCAGCGAGGAGCGCGTCATCGCGGGCTTCGAGGAAATCCAGCGCTTTGTCGAGAAACACGGCCGCGCGCCGCAGCACGGTGAAGACCGCGACATCTTCGAGCGGCTTTACGCGGTACGTCTGGACCGTTTGCGCGCACTCTCCGATTGCCGCGCCTTGCTGGAGCCGCTGGATCATCAGGGCTTGCTTGCCGGGGCGCCTGCCCCTGCGGCGGAGGCAACCATCGACATCGACGACCTCGCCGCCGAGCTGGCGGGCGTCGCCAGCGCGGACGACATCAGGGTGCTGCGCCATGTCCGCACCAGCGCCGACAAGCGCGCCGCCGAGGAGATCGCCGATCGCAAGCCGTGCGAGGACTTCGAGGCGTTCAAGCCACTGTTCGAGCGCGTCGCGACGGAAGTCAAGACCGGCTTGCGCCAGTCCCAGCCCATAGCGGCGGGCCGCCGTGCGATTGAGGCCGGGGACTTTTTCGTCCTCGATGGCATCACGCTCTACGTCGCCGAGGTGGGCGAGCCACTGAAAACCACCGCCGGCGAAGTGGATCGCCGCCTGCGCCTCGTCTTCGCCAACGGCACCGAGAGCAATCTGCTGCTGCGCTCGCTGCAGCGCGCGTTCTACGACGACCCCGCCGCGCGGCGGCTGGCCTCGCCCGAGAGCGGACAACTCTCCTTCGGCGGCGAGCTTGAGGCCGACGATGTCGAAAGCGGCACGATCTACGTGCTGCGTTCGCTGTCCGATCATCCCTATGTTGCGCAGCACCGCGACATCATCCACAAGCTGGGCGTGACCGGCGGCCGGGTGGAGACGCGCATCGCCAACGCCGAACACGATGCCACCTACCTGCTGGCGAAGGTCGAAGTGGTGGCGACCTACAAACTCGCGGGCATCAACCGCTGCCGGATGGAGAACCTGTTCCACAGGCTGTTCGCGCCCGCGCGGTTGCACATCACCATCAACGACCGCTTCGGCCATCCCGTGCAGCCCGAGGAATGGTTTCTGGTTCCGATGTTCGTCATCGACGAGGCCGTCGCGCGCATCAAGGATGGCAGCATCACCGGCTACATCTATGATCCCAGGGCTGCGAAGCTGGTGAAGGCATAG
- a CDS encoding DEAD/DEAH box helicase, which yields MSDRHHAPSVSVTYARNGASTRANALGMRPMQERAYEKRGEQYLLIKSPPASGKSRALMFVALDKLKNQGIKQAIIVVPERSIGASFNDEPLSKYGFWADWHVEPKWNLCNAPGNDNGGKVKALGAFLEGDDKVLVCTHATFRFAVDAYGVAAFDDRLLAVDEFHHVSSNPDNRLGLHLGQFFARGKTHIVAMTGSYFRGDAEAVLAPSDESKFDTVTYTYYEQLNGYEYLKQLDIGYFFYSDSYVDDILNVLNPAEKTIIHIPNVNSRESTKDKIKEVEHILGELGDWQGSDPATGFQLVKRPDGRVLRIADLVDDDAARRDRVSAALKDPAQKNNRDHVDIIIALGMAKEGFDWIWCEHALTVGYRASLTEIVQIIGRATRDASGKTRARFTNLIAAVDATEEAVTEAVNDTLKAIAASLLMEQVLAPRFEFKPKNPDSGPAPGFDYGEGGYDPDRCNVGINEQTGAFQIEIKGLAEPKSKEAARICQEDLNEVIAAFVQDKPTIERGLFDEELVPEELTQVRMGKIIKDRYPELDAEDQEAVREHAVAALNLTQQAKRLVTEGAGEGQGEGEADGSPNTALIEGVRRFAMDVRELDIDLIDRINPFGEAYAILAKTMSEDSLKQVAAAIAAKRTSLTPDEAKQMAVRAVQFKKERGRIPALDSQDAWERRMAEGAAAFMRYRAEGRYE from the coding sequence ATGTCTGACCGCCATCATGCTCCCTCCGTTTCCGTCACCTACGCCCGCAACGGCGCATCGACCAGGGCCAATGCGCTGGGGATGCGGCCGATGCAGGAGCGGGCCTACGAGAAGCGCGGCGAGCAGTACCTGCTCATCAAATCGCCGCCCGCGTCGGGCAAGAGCCGTGCGCTGATGTTCGTGGCGCTCGACAAGCTCAAGAACCAGGGCATCAAGCAGGCCATCATCGTCGTGCCCGAGAGGTCCATCGGGGCCAGCTTCAATGACGAGCCGCTGTCGAAGTACGGCTTCTGGGCCGACTGGCACGTCGAACCCAAGTGGAACCTGTGCAACGCGCCGGGCAACGACAACGGCGGCAAGGTCAAGGCGCTCGGCGCGTTCCTCGAAGGCGACGACAAGGTGCTGGTCTGCACCCACGCGACCTTCCGCTTTGCGGTCGATGCCTACGGCGTGGCGGCGTTCGACGACCGCCTGCTCGCGGTCGATGAGTTTCACCACGTCTCAAGCAACCCGGACAACAGGCTCGGCCTGCACCTGGGGCAGTTCTTCGCGCGCGGCAAGACGCACATCGTCGCCATGACCGGCTCCTACTTCCGGGGCGACGCCGAAGCCGTGCTTGCGCCGTCGGACGAATCGAAGTTCGATACCGTCACCTACACCTATTACGAACAGCTCAACGGCTACGAGTACCTCAAGCAGCTCGACATCGGCTACTTCTTCTACAGCGACTCCTACGTGGACGACATCCTCAATGTCCTCAATCCCGCCGAGAAGACCATCATCCACATCCCCAACGTCAATTCGCGCGAGAGCACGAAGGACAAGATCAAGGAGGTGGAACACATTCTCGGCGAGCTTGGCGATTGGCAAGGATCAGACCCCGCGACTGGTTTCCAGCTAGTCAAACGCCCCGATGGCCGGGTGCTGCGCATCGCCGATCTGGTCGATGACGATGCCGCCAGGCGCGACCGCGTGTCCGCCGCGCTCAAGGACCCGGCGCAGAAGAACAACCGGGACCACGTGGACATCATCATCGCGCTGGGCATGGCGAAGGAAGGCTTCGACTGGATCTGGTGCGAACATGCGCTGACCGTGGGCTACCGCGCCAGCCTGACCGAGATCGTGCAGATCATCGGCCGTGCCACCCGCGACGCGTCCGGCAAGACCCGCGCGCGGTTCACCAACCTGATCGCTGCGGTAGATGCGACCGAGGAGGCTGTCACCGAGGCCGTCAACGACACCTTGAAGGCCATCGCGGCCAGCCTGCTGATGGAGCAGGTTCTTGCCCCGCGCTTCGAGTTCAAGCCCAAGAACCCCGACAGCGGCCCGGCGCCGGGTTTTGACTACGGCGAGGGCGGCTACGACCCGGATCGCTGCAATGTCGGCATCAATGAGCAGACAGGGGCGTTCCAGATCGAGATCAAGGGCCTCGCCGAGCCCAAAAGCAAGGAAGCGGCGCGCATCTGTCAGGAAGACCTGAACGAAGTCATCGCGGCCTTCGTGCAGGACAAGCCCACCATCGAGCGCGGCCTGTTCGATGAGGAGCTGGTGCCCGAGGAGCTGACGCAGGTGCGCATGGGCAAGATCATCAAGGACAGGTATCCCGAGCTTGACGCCGAAGATCAGGAGGCCGTGCGCGAGCATGCCGTCGCCGCCCTCAACCTCACGCAACAGGCCAAGCGGCTGGTCACCGAAGGTGCGGGCGAAGGCCAGGGTGAAGGCGAGGCCGACGGGTCGCCCAACACCGCCCTGATCGAGGGCGTGCGCCGCTTCGCGATGGACGTGCGCGAGCTGGACATCGACCTGATCGACCGCATCAACCCCTTCGGCGAGGCTTACGCCATCCTCGCCAAGACCATGAGCGAGGACAGCTTGAAGCAGGTCGCGGCGGCCATTGCGGCCAAGCGCACGAGCCTGACGCCGGACGAGGCGAAGCAGATGGCCGTTCGCGCCGTCCAGTTCAAGAAGGAGCGCGGACGCATTCCCGCGCTCGATTCCCAGGATGCCTGGGAGCGACGCATGGCCGAAGGCGCGGCCGCCTTCATGCGCTACAGGGCGGAGGGACGCTATGAGTGA